A section of the Oryzias melastigma strain HK-1 linkage group LG14, ASM292280v2, whole genome shotgun sequence genome encodes:
- the prdx5 gene encoding peroxiredoxin-5, mitochondrial yields MLLTRSSPIRHCGPLLHRLLHGSSSSRMPIQVGEPLPAVEVDEGEPGKKVSMDQLFKGKKGVLFAVPGAFTPGCSKTHLPGFVQEAQSLKSKGIQEVACISVNDAFVMAAWGKEHGAEGKVRMLADPTGAFTKAVDLLLDSDQIVQVLGNKRSKRYVMLVEDGVVKKINVEPDGTGLTCSLASNIMSEL; encoded by the exons ATGCTCCTCACCAGATCCAGTCCCATCAGGCACTGCGGGCCGCTGCTTCACAGACTTCTGCACGgttcttcctcctccagaaTGCCGATTCAG GTTGGTGAGCCTCTTCCGGCTGTGGAAGTTGATGAGGGGGAGCCAGGAAAGAAGGTGTCCATGGATCAGCTCTTTAAGGGAAAAAAGGGGGTCCTCTTTGCTGTCCCTGGAGCTTTCACTCCAGGTTGCTCTAAG ACTCACCTCCCAGGTTTTGTGCAGGAAGCTCAGAGCCTGAAAAGCAAAGGCATACAGGAAGTGGCGTGCATCTCTGTCAATGATGCGTTTGTCATGGCTGCATGGGGGAAGGAGCACGGAGCAGAGGGCAAA GTCAGAATGTTGGCTGATCCGACTGGAGCATTCACgaag gccgTTGACCTGTTACTGGACAGTGATCAGATTGTGCAGGTGCTGGGAAACAAACGTTCTAAGAG GTATGTGATGCTGGTGGAGGACGGAGTGGTGAAGAAGATCAACGTGGAGCCGGATGGCACCGGTTTGACCTGCAGTCTGGCCTCCAACATCATGTCGGAGCTGTAG